One window of Leptospira yasudae genomic DNA carries:
- a CDS encoding DUF1292 domain-containing protein yields MSDPFSEEESRDHEEQGRETVQLLDEDGNPHSFIVAEALEIDENQYLLLTPVLEEDSDLINLDVSSLKGEDNAGYFAVRLEADEFGEDRLVEVQDKRELEDILAELNVDIV; encoded by the coding sequence ATGAGCGATCCCTTTTCCGAGGAAGAATCCAGAGATCACGAGGAACAAGGACGGGAAACCGTTCAGCTTTTAGACGAGGACGGAAACCCTCATTCTTTTATCGTGGCGGAAGCGTTGGAGATCGACGAGAATCAATATCTTCTTTTGACTCCCGTGTTGGAAGAGGATTCCGATCTGATCAATCTCGACGTTAGTTCCTTAAAGGGAGAGGACAACGCCGGATATTTTGCGGTTCGTCTCGAAGCGGACGAGTTCGGAGAAGATCGTCTTGTGGAAGTGCAGGACAAGCGAGAACTCGAAGACATTCTCGCCGAGCTGAACGTGGATATCGTTTAA
- a CDS encoding HNH endonuclease codes for MEPEEEPIVWISEEELTKQRRIAKDLKRTPWWKKKKGAGICHYCGKKFPPEELTMDHLIPLAKGGKSIKANLVPACKECNFAKKNKLPFEFDSEGGAQGDER; via the coding sequence ATGGAACCCGAAGAAGAACCCATCGTCTGGATCAGCGAGGAAGAACTCACGAAACAGAGAAGAATCGCCAAGGATCTGAAACGAACTCCTTGGTGGAAAAAGAAAAAAGGCGCGGGCATCTGTCACTATTGCGGTAAAAAGTTTCCGCCCGAAGAATTGACGATGGACCATCTTATTCCTCTTGCAAAAGGAGGAAAGTCCATCAAAGCCAATCTCGTTCCCGCATGCAAAGAATGTAATTTCGCCAAAAAAAATAAACTTCCCTTCGAGTTCGATTCCGAGGGCGGAGCGCAAGGCGACGAAAGATGA
- a CDS encoding type I phosphomannose isomerase catalytic subunit, protein MQKVIRLNPIYKERIWGGRKLGDFPGRTIPEGNIGESWEISDYGNDVSVIVNGPLAGKNFRTAYRENTDSILGKPFRGKPFPLLIKIIDAKEKLSVQVHPDDAYAEKYDPQSAGKKEAWTVLQAEPGSKLVCGFLNATSREEFKTLVEQNRAEEVLRQIPVKEGDSFLLNPGRIHAIGAGILLMEVQQSSDSTYRVYDYGRPRELHLQKALDVLDYSGPSEDDMMKPVPKNWSDGKRFRLTANDKFLMETLEVSGNGKIFQIPNVYLDSVFQILIVLQGKAEVEGEILSQGDTILLTASGLEDGIQAVNRSETLKLSVSGPGSDWAAYKD, encoded by the coding sequence ATGCAGAAGGTGATCCGGTTGAATCCGATCTATAAGGAAAGAATTTGGGGCGGTAGAAAGCTCGGAGATTTTCCCGGAAGAACGATTCCGGAAGGAAACATCGGAGAATCCTGGGAAATTTCGGATTATGGAAACGACGTTTCCGTAATCGTCAACGGACCTCTTGCCGGAAAAAATTTCCGTACCGCGTATCGGGAAAACACGGATTCGATCCTCGGAAAACCGTTTCGCGGAAAACCCTTTCCTCTTTTAATCAAAATCATAGACGCCAAAGAAAAACTTTCCGTTCAAGTTCATCCCGACGATGCGTATGCGGAAAAATACGATCCGCAAAGCGCGGGAAAAAAGGAAGCCTGGACCGTACTGCAAGCCGAACCCGGTTCCAAACTCGTATGCGGTTTTTTGAATGCGACCAGCAGGGAAGAATTCAAAACCCTCGTGGAACAAAACCGGGCCGAAGAAGTTTTAAGACAAATCCCCGTAAAGGAAGGAGATTCCTTTCTTTTAAATCCGGGAAGAATTCACGCGATCGGCGCCGGGATTCTTCTGATGGAAGTGCAACAATCCTCCGATTCCACATACCGCGTTTACGATTACGGAAGACCGAGAGAACTGCATCTTCAAAAAGCGCTGGACGTTTTGGATTATTCCGGTCCTTCCGAAGACGATATGATGAAGCCCGTGCCGAAAAACTGGAGCGACGGAAAGCGGTTTCGTCTAACGGCAAACGATAAATTCCTCATGGAAACCCTCGAGGTTTCCGGAAACGGAAAAATATTCCAAATTCCGAATGTATATCTGGATTCCGTGTTCCAAATTTTGATCGTGTTGCAGGGGAAGGCGGAGGTGGAAGGAGAAATTCTTTCGCAGGGAGATACGATTCTTCTCACCGCTTCCGGTTTGGAAGACGGAATTCAGGCGGTCAATCGTAGCGAAACCCTGAAACTTTCCGTCAGCGGACCCGGTTCCGATTGGGCCGCGTATAAAGATTAG
- a CDS encoding J domain-containing protein — MNDPGLQNHFPDHYKNLGLSPLASVERVKSRYRELAKIFHPDNRETGSSDLFQKFAVSYQILTHPIKRKEYDLQYLSRHPEILFKFKSSLEGKNDPNVPAPIRQIPSSRILYAGQAVEFAKRGLLRAGMRNKERKKYSGIHYDIRILLTTEELDSPLAAKIPLVVRVLCPDCRGSNVFCDSCGGKGTYKSFRNLNLEAEAGKLLPGKIYELDLSGLKPSGFVHFKKNLLKVKIELIEGGKK, encoded by the coding sequence ATGAATGATCCGGGACTTCAGAATCACTTTCCGGATCATTATAAGAATCTAGGTCTTTCCCCTCTCGCCTCCGTCGAAAGGGTAAAGTCGCGTTATCGGGAATTGGCGAAAATTTTTCATCCCGATAACCGCGAGACCGGATCTTCCGATCTCTTTCAAAAATTCGCGGTTTCGTATCAAATTCTAACGCATCCGATCAAACGGAAAGAATACGATCTTCAATATCTTTCCAGACATCCCGAGATTCTTTTTAAGTTCAAGTCCTCGCTCGAAGGGAAGAATGATCCGAACGTTCCGGCGCCGATCCGGCAAATTCCGAGTTCGAGAATTTTATACGCGGGTCAGGCGGTCGAATTCGCAAAACGGGGACTTCTCCGCGCGGGAATGCGCAATAAAGAGCGCAAAAAGTATTCCGGAATCCATTACGATATTAGAATTCTCTTAACTACCGAAGAACTCGATTCTCCATTAGCCGCGAAGATCCCCTTGGTCGTGCGCGTTCTTTGTCCCGATTGCAGGGGTTCGAACGTGTTCTGCGATTCCTGCGGAGGAAAAGGAACGTATAAAAGTTTTCGAAATCTCAATCTGGAAGCGGAAGCCGGAAAACTTCTTCCCGGAAAAATCTACGAACTGGATTTATCCGGACTCAAACCGTCAGGGTTCGTACATTTTAAGAAGAATCTTCTCAAAGTAAAAATTGAACTTATAGAAGGAGGGAAAAAATAG
- a CDS encoding LIC_12936 family protein yields MNAKLFYFLILISALAGISGQEFEPDGKVKILPYEQGQVKDLEILGKDIAEFHKRIESRLAFLNRRKQIQDNLYSQFIPAYEDQIPQSRNRYMLDLRFVLKVSGAGAQNTPLKLESIVFWSRKSLISKMRNVDEEISILKNEKVSSDGTNPDSIELVIRKKTDAGTKEILYNVTTIREPAQRVKLVRIYRTNLLEIIRRIDKYVEGNIKTTAEDVDKTLREIENGGPYQENLPKE; encoded by the coding sequence ATGAATGCCAAATTATTTTATTTCCTGATTTTGATTTCCGCCTTAGCCGGTATTTCGGGCCAAGAGTTCGAACCGGATGGTAAAGTGAAAATCCTACCTTATGAACAGGGACAAGTTAAGGACCTGGAGATACTCGGAAAGGATATCGCCGAGTTTCATAAGAGAATCGAGAGCCGTTTAGCGTTCTTGAATCGAAGAAAACAGATTCAAGACAATCTTTACAGTCAATTTATCCCCGCATACGAAGATCAGATTCCGCAAAGTAGAAATCGTTACATGCTCGATCTTCGCTTCGTATTAAAAGTTTCCGGTGCGGGCGCGCAAAATACACCCTTGAAGTTGGAATCGATCGTCTTCTGGAGTAGGAAATCATTAATTTCCAAAATGCGCAATGTAGACGAAGAAATCAGCATCTTGAAAAACGAAAAGGTGAGTTCGGACGGAACCAATCCGGATTCCATCGAATTGGTGATCCGTAAAAAAACGGACGCGGGGACGAAAGAGATATTGTATAATGTCACGACCATTCGAGAACCGGCACAACGGGTAAAACTTGTCCGGATTTATAGAACTAACCTATTGGAAATCATCCGTCGAATCGATAAGTATGTGGAAGGAAATATCAAAACGACCGCAGAAGACGTGGACAAAACACTGCGCGAAATCGAGAACGGGGGACCTTATCAGGAGAATCTTCCGAAGGAGTAA
- a CDS encoding STAS domain-containing protein: protein MEINHRKSGETNIVSLSGSLDIYTSIDLKTFFESNINKDNKNVVVNLEKLNYIDSSGIGMLIKQLNYVQDLNGSFFIANMKPAIEKVFKVAGLTSYFKTISPAEFTSNFP from the coding sequence ATGGAAATCAATCACAGAAAGTCGGGAGAAACAAACATAGTGAGTCTTTCGGGCAGTCTCGATATCTATACCTCAATCGATCTCAAAACCTTCTTCGAATCCAACATCAACAAAGATAATAAAAACGTAGTCGTAAATCTTGAAAAACTCAACTACATCGATTCTTCCGGAATTGGAATGTTGATCAAGCAGTTGAACTACGTGCAAGACTTGAACGGTTCTTTTTTTATCGCGAACATGAAGCCTGCGATCGAAAAAGTTTTCAAAGTCGCCGGTCTTACTTCTTACTTCAAAACGATCAGCCCTGCGGAATTCACTTCCAACTTCCCGTAA
- a CDS encoding LIC10729 family protein, with protein sequence MVVHRFILVFLCFTFTSTGFLQSEENPKFKKFINFDHQGEDGAPLHTEDFRTYSELSTWAIHNGMQLERDRPDFAPGAATGRLQDGLCRMIPEEGLRFYLTADPSRNEPLYIQMDLTQFTFSERPKGVKPRELSIYMNGILKTTVRFPGSETYSSQFPVRFRVDPGELIEGRMDFRLVPNAGEIGRFWGIWDVFYSYRTTHRE encoded by the coding sequence ATGGTAGTTCACCGATTCATACTCGTTTTTCTCTGTTTTACTTTTACCAGTACGGGGTTCCTCCAATCGGAAGAAAATCCGAAATTTAAAAAATTCATCAACTTCGATCATCAGGGAGAAGACGGAGCGCCCCTGCATACGGAGGATTTCCGGACTTACAGCGAACTTTCGACTTGGGCGATTCACAACGGGATGCAGTTGGAACGGGATAGACCGGATTTTGCGCCGGGGGCCGCAACTGGAAGACTTCAAGACGGTCTTTGCAGAATGATTCCCGAAGAAGGACTTCGTTTTTATCTGACCGCCGATCCGTCACGCAACGAGCCTTTGTATATCCAAATGGATCTAACGCAGTTTACGTTTTCCGAAAGACCGAAAGGGGTGAAACCGCGGGAACTCTCCATTTATATGAACGGCATTTTAAAAACCACGGTTCGATTTCCGGGAAGCGAAACGTATTCCTCTCAATTTCCGGTTCGGTTTCGGGTGGATCCGGGCGAGCTGATCGAGGGGAGAATGGACTTTCGATTGGTTCCGAATGCGGGCGAGATCGGTCGTTTCTGGGGAATCTGGGACGTGTTTTATTCCTATCGAACGACCCATAGGGAGTGA